The following coding sequences lie in one Alosa sapidissima isolate fAloSap1 chromosome 15, fAloSap1.pri, whole genome shotgun sequence genomic window:
- the LOC121684679 gene encoding leucine-rich repeat and fibronectin type III domain-containing protein 1-like protein, translating into MELALLVVVTLLAVPPAASMLCPKRCTCQNLLPSYTVLCAKTGLLFVPPNIDRRTAELRLMDNFITTLRHRDFANMSSLIHLTLSRNTISQICPYAFADLQDLHALHLDANRLTVLDDTHLQGLVNLRHLILANNQLHSISAGAFQDFLETLEDLDLSYNNLVDVPWETMGMLVSVNTLSLDHNLIEYVPEGIFSNMHKLARLDMTSNKLKKIPPDPLFLRIPVYAKLKGSPLTALVLSFGGNPLHCNCELMWLRRLTREDDLETCASPRELAGKYFWTIKEEEFTCEPPMIMRHSPKTFVMEGQRVSLRCKHIGDPEPSTHWVSPDGKVIGNTSRTTCYENGTLDIHTTTVKDSGMFTCIASNAAGEATEKVELVVNPSPHYNPKLEPEPGPSDMPTSIKSNASGGHSKTDQPRVSVSELTSSSVIVHWPPQSEIPGVRMYQIQYNSSTDDILIYR; encoded by the exons ATGGAGCTCGCCCTACTGGTCGTCGTGACCCTGTTGGCGGTGCCTCCGGCCGCCTCCATGTTGTGCCCCAAGCGCTGCACGTGCCAGAACCTGCTGCCCTCCTACACGGTGCTGTGTGCCAAGACCGGCCTGCTTTTCGTGCCGCCCAACATTGACCGGCGCACCGCCGAGCTGCGGCTCATGGACAACTTCATCACCACGCTGCGCCACCGCGACTTCGCCAACATGAGCAGTCTCATCCACCTGACGCTCTCGCGCAACACCATCAGCCAGATCTGCCCGTACGCCTTCGCCGACCTCCAGGACCTCCACGCGCTCCACTTGGACGCCAACCGGCTGACGGTGCTGGACGACACCCACCTGCAG GGCTTGGTCAACCTGCGCCACCTCATCCTGGCCAACAACCAGCTGCACAGCATCTCGGCCGGTGCCTTCCAGGACTTCCTGGAGACGCTGGAGGACCTCGACCTGTCCTACAACAACCTGGTGGACGTGCCCTGGGAGACCATGGGCATGCTGGTCAGCGTCAACACGCTGAGCCTGGACCACAACCTCATCGAGTACGTGCCCGAGGGCATCTTCTCCAACATGCACAAGCTGGCGCGTCTGGACATGACGTCCAACAAGCTGAAGAAGATCCCGCCGGACCCGCTCTTCCTGCGGATCCCCGTCTACGCCAAGCTGAAAGGCTCGCCACTCACGGCGCTCGTCCTGAGCTTCGGCGGGAATCCGCTGCACTGCAACTGCGAGCTGATGTGGCTGCGGAGACTGACCCGCGAGGACGACCTGGAGACGTGCGCCTCACCCCGGGAGCTGGCCGGCAAGTACTTCTGGACCATCAAGGAGGAGGAGTTCACGTGTGAGCCGCCCATGATCATGCGCCATAGCCCCAAGACCTTCGTGATGGAGGGTCAGCGCGTGAGCTTGCGCTGTAAGCACATCGGCGACCCCGAGCCGTCCACCCACTGGGTCAGCCCCGACGGCAAGGTGATCGGCAACACGTCGCGCACCACCTGCTACGAGAACGGGACGCTCGACATCCACACCACCACCGTCAAGGACTCGGGGATGTTCACGTGCATCGCATCCAACGCAGCCGGGGAGGCCACAGAGAAGGTGGAGCTCGTGGTCAACCCGTCGCCCCATTACAACCCCAAGCTGGAACCAGAACCGGGTCCGTCCGACATGCCCACCTCCATCAAGTCCAACGCCAGCGGCGGCCACTCCAAGACCGACCAGCCCCGAGTGAGCGTGTCCGAGCTCACCTCCTCGTCCGTTATCGTCCACTGGCCCCCACAGAGCGAGATCCCCGGGGTACGCATGTACCAGATCCAGTACAACAGCTCCACCGACGACATCCTCATCTACAGGTGA